Proteins encoded together in one Aminipila butyrica window:
- the recO gene encoding DNA repair protein RecO, protein MYTDTEGIVLKSIKMTSGRKMLVLFSLKYGKISAATNINEKGRSKSTLALRPFTYSRFELYKNRESYNINSAEVIKSFYKIGEDVDKYMYASYILEYTDKILSENERAPQMFDLLQDYLAALEKRSKSYATLALAYQIKSLALLGCAPQLKQCVSCGERGNLRWLAIGEGGLICESCLNKLKGNTNESLIYDANFGIIEAANYMLSNPLKSLENLALNQQTQDSLKELIRRYISYHLDIRDLKSESFLME, encoded by the coding sequence ATGTACACGGATACAGAAGGAATCGTTTTAAAAAGCATTAAGATGACCAGCGGCAGAAAAATGCTGGTATTATTTTCTTTAAAATATGGCAAGATAAGCGCAGCTACCAATATCAACGAAAAGGGCAGAAGTAAGTCTACTCTGGCCTTACGGCCCTTTACATACAGCCGCTTTGAGCTGTATAAAAACCGAGAGAGCTATAACATTAACAGCGCAGAGGTCATCAAGAGCTTTTACAAGATTGGCGAAGACGTAGATAAGTACATGTACGCCTCCTACATCTTGGAATATACAGATAAGATTCTTTCGGAAAATGAGCGGGCTCCGCAGATGTTTGATTTACTTCAGGACTATCTGGCCGCTCTGGAAAAGCGAAGCAAGTCTTATGCCACCTTGGCGCTGGCCTATCAGATTAAGTCACTGGCATTGCTGGGCTGTGCGCCTCAGCTGAAACAGTGTGTGTCTTGCGGAGAGAGGGGAAATCTCCGTTGGTTGGCGATTGGGGAAGGAGGCCTGATTTGTGAAAGCTGTTTAAATAAACTGAAGGGGAATACCAATGAATCATTGATTTATGACGCAAATTTTGGTATTATTGAAGCAGCGAACTACATGTTATCAAACCCACTGAAAAGCTTAGAAAATCTGGCTTTAAATCAGCAGACACAGGATAGTTTAAAGGAGCTTATACGGCGTTATATATCCTATCATTTAGATATCAGAGACCTGAAAAGCGAGAGCTTTCTCATGGAATAG
- a CDS encoding DUF4342 domain-containing protein: MEITLEKIELVKDRTGVSYKEAKEALEAADGSVVDAIIAIEESIDEKTKSKIGEGSLQIVEKIKETVRKGNVSKIIIKKDGEVMLNLPVNIGILGTMLAPWAMIAGMVAAFGTKCVIELVKDDGAIIDISEMANDTIEDIVEKGSVIADEVKVRSTDVYNNVKHKTSDALNKAKKEEEDGCFYDEEDMSFEDAEENLEEEPEEKAETFEAEDFAEGEE; encoded by the coding sequence ATGGAGATTACACTGGAAAAAATTGAGTTAGTGAAAGACAGAACCGGAGTCAGCTATAAAGAGGCGAAGGAAGCTTTGGAAGCCGCCGACGGCAGCGTTGTGGATGCCATTATCGCCATTGAGGAATCCATAGATGAGAAGACAAAGTCCAAGATTGGAGAAGGCAGTCTGCAGATTGTGGAAAAGATCAAGGAGACCGTTAGAAAAGGCAACGTATCTAAGATTATCATCAAGAAGGACGGAGAGGTTATGCTGAACCTGCCGGTTAATATCGGTATCTTAGGAACGATGTTGGCTCCTTGGGCTATGATTGCCGGTATGGTCGCCGCTTTCGGCACCAAGTGTGTGATTGAGCTGGTAAAGGATGATGGAGCAATTATCGACATCAGTGAGATGGCCAACGACACCATCGAGGATATTGTGGAAAAGGGTTCGGTCATTGCCGATGAAGTAAAAGTCCGCAGTACCGACGTGTACAACAACGTGAAGCATAAGACTTCGGATGCCTTAAATAAAGCGAAGAAGGAAGAGGAAGATGGCTGCTTCTACGACGAAGAAGATATGTCCTTCGAGGATGCGGAGGAAAATCTGGAGGAGGAGCCGGAAGAAAAGGCAGAAACCTTTGAGGCAGAAGATTTTGCAGAAGGCGAGGAATAA
- a CDS encoding glycine--tRNA ligase gives MEKITALAKNRGFVYSGSEIYGGLANTWDYGPIGVELKNNVKKAWWRKFVQESKYNVGLDAAILMNPKTWVASGHVGGFADPLIDCKSCKARFRADKLIEEYMKEANIPEVTVDGWSNEKLEGYIKEEGIACPECGKNDFTNIRQFNLMFKTFQGVTEDSKAEIFLRPETAQGIFVNFKNVQRTSRRKLPFGIAQVGKSFRNEITPGNFTFRTREFEQMELEFFCKPGTDLEWFHYWKDYCVAFLKALNMSSENFRLRDHEQEELSHYSNATTDIEYLFPFGWGELWGIADRTDFDLKQHSEHSGQEMNYTDPETNEKYIPYCIEPSLGADRVTLAFLCEAYDEEVLTDANGKEDVRVVLRFHPALAPFKAAVLPLAKKLAPIAQPIYEELSKYFMVDYDEAGSIGKRYRREDEIGTPFSICVDFDTESDGCVTIRDRDTMEQVRIPVAEVKQYIEERLVF, from the coding sequence ATGGAGAAAATTACAGCTTTAGCCAAGAACAGAGGCTTTGTGTATTCCGGGTCCGAAATCTACGGAGGTCTGGCCAACACATGGGATTACGGTCCCATCGGTGTGGAACTGAAAAACAATGTAAAGAAGGCTTGGTGGAGAAAGTTTGTTCAGGAATCCAAGTATAACGTAGGACTGGACGCAGCCATTTTAATGAATCCGAAGACTTGGGTAGCTTCCGGCCACGTGGGTGGTTTTGCCGATCCACTCATCGACTGCAAGAGTTGTAAAGCCAGATTTCGGGCAGATAAACTCATTGAAGAATACATGAAGGAAGCAAATATCCCTGAAGTGACGGTGGATGGTTGGTCCAACGAAAAGCTGGAAGGCTACATTAAGGAAGAAGGAATTGCTTGTCCGGAATGCGGCAAAAACGATTTCACCAATATTCGTCAGTTCAATCTGATGTTTAAAACCTTTCAGGGGGTTACAGAGGATTCCAAAGCAGAGATATTCCTGAGACCAGAGACGGCCCAGGGCATTTTTGTCAACTTCAAAAACGTGCAGCGGACGTCCAGAAGAAAACTTCCTTTTGGTATCGCTCAGGTAGGAAAGTCCTTTAGAAACGAGATTACGCCGGGAAACTTCACCTTCCGAACTAGAGAATTTGAGCAGATGGAGCTGGAATTCTTCTGCAAACCAGGTACAGATCTGGAATGGTTCCACTATTGGAAGGACTACTGCGTGGCTTTCTTAAAGGCACTGAACATGAGCAGCGAAAACTTCCGCCTGCGGGATCACGAGCAGGAGGAGTTGTCCCATTACAGCAATGCCACCACGGATATTGAATATCTGTTCCCATTTGGCTGGGGCGAGTTGTGGGGTATTGCCGATCGAACAGATTTCGACTTGAAGCAGCACAGTGAACATTCTGGTCAGGAGATGAATTACACAGATCCAGAGACTAATGAAAAGTATATCCCTTACTGCATTGAACCTTCTTTGGGTGCAGACCGGGTTACGCTGGCATTCTTATGCGAAGCCTATGATGAAGAAGTCCTGACAGATGCCAACGGAAAAGAAGATGTAAGAGTGGTACTGCGATTCCATCCAGCGCTGGCGCCATTTAAGGCAGCAGTATTGCCTCTGGCTAAAAAACTGGCACCGATAGCGCAGCCTATTTATGAAGAGCTGTCCAAGTATTTCATGGTGGATTACGACGAAGCGGGCTCTATCGGCAAGCGGTACAGAAGAGAGGATGAGATCGGTACGCCGTTCAGCATCTGCGTGGATTTCGATACAGAAAGCGACGGCTGTGTAACCATCCGAGACCGGGATACTATGGAACAGGTACGGATTCCGGTAGCAGAGGTGAAGCAGTACATCGAAGAAAGGTTAGTATTCTAA
- the ppdK gene encoding pyruvate, phosphate dikinase gives MEKFVYSFNEGSKEMRELLGGKGANLAEMTQIGLPVPFGFTVTTEACNQYYQEECQIAEDVIEQIFEKLSELENVTDKVFGDKERPLLVSVRSGSVFSMPGMMDTILNLGLNDDIVEGLAVLTENPRFAYDSYRRFIQMFGNIVLEIPKTKFEALLEKKKQEKSYGDDLSLTTEDIQELIKDYKVLIQQEMGRELTQDPKEQLMEAIMAVFRSWNNERAVLYRQLNNISSSLGTAVNVQSMVFGNMGEHSGTGVAFTRNPIDGTSEIFGEFLMNAQGEDVVSGLRTPLPIDGMAEFFPEVYKEFLRISKLLEEHFTDMQNIEFTVEKNKLFLLQSRNAKRTAEAAVRIAVDMEQEELIDKRTAVTRLEPEQISQLLHPRFEKADLKRAEKLGIGLPASPGAVTGRICFSAKEAEAAALNGEKVILTRMETSPEDLAGMVAAEGILTARGGMTSHAAVVARSMGRCCIVGCGDMTVNQQQKTLTIGNVVLTDADFISLDGISGMVYKGDVKTVTPELSGNFGTIMKWADEIRTLKVRANADNGQEAKAAVQFGAEGIGLCRTEQMFRKENRILLIRQLLLTENEDKIRESLLQLLPFQKKEFKAIYEAMQDRPVTIRLLDLSFHEFLPSSQEEIIRLAEQLHVSLDQLNRRIDELRELNPMLGYRGCRLAVTYPDIAAMQTEAIILAAIEMKREKNLDIAPEIIIPMVAMRSEFAFIKKIVVETIDSCFKKENMTLNYSVGTMIEVPRAALVADELAREAEFFSFGTNDLTQMTFGLSREDSLPMIREYQGKRILDSNPFETIDKKGVGKLIQMAAEAGKSTRPNLKMGICGDQSGDPQTVAFCHNLGLNYVSCAPYKVPVARLAAAQAAIGQK, from the coding sequence ATGGAAAAATTTGTATATTCATTTAATGAAGGCTCAAAGGAAATGCGGGAGCTGTTAGGAGGGAAAGGCGCCAATTTAGCAGAAATGACTCAAATCGGTTTGCCAGTGCCTTTTGGCTTTACAGTCACTACAGAGGCATGTAACCAGTATTACCAGGAAGAGTGTCAAATTGCTGAAGATGTAATTGAACAAATTTTTGAAAAGCTTTCTGAACTGGAAAATGTGACAGACAAGGTATTTGGCGATAAAGAAAGACCTTTGCTGGTATCGGTGCGCTCTGGCTCCGTATTTTCTATGCCTGGCATGATGGATACCATTTTGAACCTAGGCCTGAACGATGATATCGTGGAAGGCCTGGCTGTACTTACTGAGAATCCGCGGTTTGCTTACGACAGCTACCGACGATTCATTCAGATGTTTGGCAACATCGTTTTGGAGATACCCAAGACAAAGTTTGAAGCTCTTTTGGAGAAGAAGAAGCAGGAGAAGTCTTATGGGGATGACCTGTCTCTGACCACAGAAGATATTCAAGAGCTTATTAAAGATTATAAGGTGCTTATTCAGCAGGAAATGGGCAGAGAGCTTACTCAAGACCCCAAAGAGCAGTTGATGGAAGCCATCATGGCTGTATTCCGCTCTTGGAATAACGAGCGAGCGGTATTATATAGGCAGTTGAACAACATCTCCTCCAGCCTGGGGACAGCGGTCAATGTTCAGTCTATGGTCTTTGGCAATATGGGGGAGCATTCCGGTACCGGAGTAGCTTTTACCAGAAATCCGATTGACGGCACTAGTGAGATTTTTGGTGAATTTCTCATGAATGCACAAGGAGAGGACGTGGTTTCGGGCCTGCGGACGCCGCTGCCTATCGACGGCATGGCGGAGTTCTTCCCGGAGGTTTACAAAGAGTTTCTGCGCATATCTAAGCTGCTGGAAGAGCATTTTACAGATATGCAGAATATTGAGTTCACCGTGGAAAAAAACAAGTTGTTTTTGCTTCAATCCCGAAACGCTAAGCGCACGGCGGAAGCTGCTGTGCGAATCGCCGTGGATATGGAGCAGGAGGAGCTCATTGATAAGCGGACTGCCGTCACCAGACTGGAACCGGAGCAAATCAGCCAGCTGCTTCACCCCCGTTTTGAAAAAGCGGATCTAAAGCGGGCAGAAAAGCTGGGGATTGGTCTTCCAGCTTCACCGGGAGCTGTGACTGGCCGCATTTGTTTCAGCGCGAAAGAGGCGGAGGCTGCTGCCTTAAATGGAGAAAAGGTCATTCTTACCCGGATGGAGACTTCTCCGGAGGATTTGGCAGGCATGGTAGCGGCAGAGGGCATTCTCACTGCAAGAGGGGGCATGACCTCTCATGCAGCAGTGGTGGCTAGAAGTATGGGGCGGTGTTGTATCGTTGGTTGTGGGGACATGACAGTGAATCAGCAACAGAAGACTCTCACCATTGGAAATGTAGTTCTCACCGATGCGGATTTTATCTCCTTGGATGGCATTTCAGGCATGGTTTACAAAGGGGATGTCAAGACGGTAACCCCAGAGCTTTCAGGCAATTTCGGTACCATTATGAAGTGGGCCGATGAAATACGAACCTTGAAAGTCCGGGCCAACGCGGACAACGGGCAGGAGGCTAAGGCGGCAGTCCAGTTTGGAGCAGAGGGCATTGGCCTTTGCCGGACGGAGCAGATGTTCCGCAAAGAAAACCGCATCCTGCTGATTCGTCAGCTGTTGCTGACAGAAAACGAGGATAAGATCAGGGAAAGCCTGTTGCAGCTGCTGCCTTTTCAAAAAAAGGAATTTAAGGCTATCTACGAAGCGATGCAAGACAGGCCGGTGACCATTCGCCTGTTAGACTTATCTTTTCATGAATTTCTGCCTAGCAGCCAGGAGGAGATTATTCGCCTGGCGGAGCAGCTCCATGTGTCCCTGGACCAGCTGAATCGACGTATTGACGAGCTGAGGGAACTAAACCCCATGCTGGGATATAGAGGGTGCCGCTTGGCAGTAACCTATCCGGATATAGCGGCCATGCAGACTGAGGCAATCATTTTGGCAGCCATTGAAATGAAGCGGGAAAAGAATCTGGACATTGCCCCAGAGATTATCATCCCTATGGTGGCTATGAGAAGTGAATTTGCTTTTATTAAGAAGATTGTGGTGGAAACCATCGATAGCTGCTTTAAAAAGGAGAACATGACCTTGAACTATTCGGTGGGGACGATGATTGAAGTACCTAGGGCGGCTCTTGTAGCTGATGAACTGGCCAGAGAGGCAGAGTTTTTCTCCTTTGGGACCAATGATTTAACACAGATGACCTTTGGCCTGTCTCGGGAGGATTCCCTGCCGATGATTCGGGAGTATCAAGGAAAACGGATTCTTGACAGCAATCCCTTTGAAACCATCGACAAAAAAGGGGTGGGTAAGCTGATTCAAATGGCAGCAGAAGCAGGCAAGTCCACCCGGCCAAACCTCAAAATGGGCATTTGTGGTGACCAATCCGGTGATCCGCAGACTGTAGCTTTCTGTCACAACCTAGGGCTGAACTACGTGTCCTGTGCCCCTTATAAGGTACCGGTGGCCAGACTGGCTGCTGCTCAGGCGGCTATCGGGCAGAAATAG
- the vanR gene encoding VanR-ABDEGLN family response regulator transcription factor, with protein sequence MNEHILIVDDEKEIADLLEVYLRNDGYRVHKFYNGTDALQCIDSTRLDLAILDLMLPDIDGFQLCQKIREKYFFPIIMLTAKVEAGDKIMGLTMGADDYITKPFNSLEVVARVKTQLRRYTRYNNVQNVEAVPAKEYDIKGLLINKDMHKCWLFGQEISLTPIEFALLWYLCEHQGKVVSSEELFEAVWAEKYLDNNNTVMAHIGRLREKLKEPVKNPKFIKTVWGVGYTIE encoded by the coding sequence ATGAATGAACATATTTTAATCGTAGATGATGAAAAAGAAATCGCTGACTTACTAGAGGTTTATCTGCGAAATGACGGTTACCGGGTCCATAAGTTTTATAATGGCACCGATGCCTTGCAGTGCATCGATTCAACAAGATTAGATCTGGCGATACTAGATCTCATGCTTCCAGATATCGATGGATTTCAACTTTGCCAAAAGATTAGAGAAAAGTACTTTTTCCCCATTATTATGCTGACGGCAAAAGTGGAAGCGGGGGATAAAATAATGGGTCTGACTATGGGAGCAGACGATTATATAACAAAGCCCTTTAATTCTTTAGAAGTGGTAGCACGGGTTAAAACTCAATTGCGAAGATATACCAGATACAACAACGTACAGAATGTAGAAGCGGTTCCAGCAAAAGAGTACGACATAAAAGGGCTGCTGATTAATAAAGATATGCACAAGTGCTGGTTGTTTGGCCAAGAGATTTCCTTAACGCCTATCGAGTTTGCCTTGCTTTGGTACTTATGTGAACATCAGGGGAAGGTGGTTTCTTCTGAGGAGTTATTTGAAGCGGTATGGGCTGAAAAATACCTAGATAATAACAATACGGTTATGGCTCATATCGGCCGATTGCGTGAAAAGTTGAAAGAACCAGTCAAAAACCCTAAATTTATTAAAACCGTATGGGGAGTGGGATATACCATTGAATAA
- a CDS encoding sensor histidine kinase, with protein sequence MNKDIQRDSHIQGGLRSRLAGRIAIQYVLTLVGFAVGLLLCILLAWQVCSSITWSPYNPFYQILRWMRDEFRLVVGTIGFIGWGVITYYFFTKALNYLDEVVAASKQLVADKDQPIVLPEAIKIVQDELNLFREQALRNELLAKEAEQRKNDLVVYLAHDLKTPLTSVIGYLTLLRDERQISPELREKYLSISLDKAERLEDLINEFFEITRFNLSASVLQYRTVNLTRLLEQLIFEFQPMLSSKNLTCQLHSRPDTSIKCDVDKIQRVFDNLLRNAVFYSFEGGSIQITVVENQRDISIKFINPGDTIPEEKLERIFEQFYRLDTARGSNSGGAGLGLAIAKEIVGLHKGTIRAESKNELIEFDVNLPLL encoded by the coding sequence TTGAATAAGGATATACAACGAGACAGCCATATACAGGGTGGTTTGAGAAGCCGATTAGCTGGGCGTATTGCCATTCAATATGTCCTTACTCTGGTGGGCTTTGCTGTTGGGTTGCTCTTATGTATTCTTTTGGCCTGGCAAGTCTGTTCTTCCATCACGTGGAGCCCTTACAATCCCTTCTATCAGATTCTTAGGTGGATGAGAGATGAGTTTCGCTTAGTGGTAGGCACGATAGGCTTTATCGGCTGGGGTGTCATCACTTATTATTTCTTCACTAAGGCCCTTAATTATCTGGATGAAGTAGTTGCTGCCTCTAAACAGCTTGTAGCAGACAAAGATCAGCCCATCGTTTTGCCGGAGGCGATAAAGATTGTGCAGGATGAATTGAATCTCTTTCGCGAACAGGCCTTGCGCAATGAGCTGCTGGCAAAAGAGGCCGAGCAGCGAAAGAATGACTTGGTGGTCTATTTGGCCCATGATTTAAAAACACCATTAACCTCTGTGATTGGTTATTTGACTTTGCTGCGGGATGAGAGGCAAATTTCCCCGGAATTGAGAGAGAAGTATTTGTCTATTTCCCTAGATAAAGCAGAGCGTTTGGAAGACTTAATTAACGAGTTTTTTGAAATTACCCGCTTTAATCTTTCTGCCAGCGTGCTTCAATACAGAACTGTAAACTTGACTCGCTTGCTGGAGCAGCTTATATTTGAGTTTCAACCCATGTTATCCAGTAAAAATTTAACCTGTCAGCTTCATAGTAGGCCGGATACGTCCATAAAATGTGACGTGGACAAAATTCAGCGGGTGTTTGATAACCTTCTACGCAATGCTGTCTTTTACAGCTTTGAAGGTGGCAGCATCCAGATCACCGTGGTGGAAAATCAACGAGACATCTCCATTAAGTTTATCAATCCAGGGGACACGATTCCCGAGGAAAAGCTGGAACGAATCTTTGAGCAGTTCTATCGTTTAGATACAGCTCGAGGCTCTAATAGTGGTGGTGCAGGACTAGGTCTGGCTATTGCAAAAGAGATTGTGGGCCTTCATAAAGGAACCATCCGGGCAGAAAGTAAAAACGAGCTTATTGAATTTGATGTGAATCTTCCTCTTTTGTAA
- the vanW gene encoding glycopeptide resistance accessory protein VanW: MARKRLTQVFPFLLPLRKWQRKQCFYLHMWLDGNQYAKKRSEDLLPQQVFETSSLMLNKNSGFNMRYQINKVHNLKVASKKVDHLIVKPKETFSFWQLVRHADRHQPYKEGLNLVDGKIVGSYGGGLCQLSNMLFWMFLHTPLTIVERHGHAVESFPTTTETLPLGTDATISEGWLDLKVRNDTQDTFQIVVTFDEEYMHGCIRSNAESLAEYKLFNQSVSYYRKKGRVYQKASVDCIKRDKLGHREEQVFLYENLCEIGYALPEDVCMEEKGD; this comes from the coding sequence ATGGCAAGAAAGAGATTGACTCAGGTGTTTCCGTTTTTGCTTCCTTTGCGCAAGTGGCAGCGAAAACAATGCTTTTATCTGCACATGTGGCTGGATGGCAACCAATATGCTAAGAAGAGGAGCGAAGATTTACTGCCGCAGCAGGTATTTGAAACCTCGTCGCTGATGCTGAACAAAAACAGCGGATTTAATATGAGGTATCAGATAAACAAGGTTCACAATCTAAAGGTTGCGTCTAAAAAAGTAGACCATCTGATTGTTAAACCAAAAGAGACGTTTTCCTTTTGGCAGCTGGTGAGGCATGCAGATCGGCATCAGCCCTACAAAGAAGGCTTAAATTTGGTGGATGGGAAGATTGTTGGCTCATACGGGGGCGGCTTATGCCAGCTCAGCAATATGTTGTTTTGGATGTTTCTCCACACACCGTTGACTATTGTGGAGCGTCATGGACATGCTGTAGAGTCTTTTCCAACGACCACAGAGACGCTGCCTTTGGGCACCGATGCCACCATCAGTGAAGGCTGGCTGGATTTGAAAGTAAGAAATGATACCCAGGACACTTTTCAGATTGTCGTGACTTTTGATGAAGAATACATGCACGGCTGCATACGGTCGAATGCAGAAAGCTTGGCAGAATATAAGCTTTTTAATCAGTCCGTTTCGTATTACAGAAAAAAAGGACGAGTTTACCAAAAGGCCTCAGTTGACTGCATCAAAAGGGATAAGCTGGGTCATAGAGAAGAACAGGTTTTTTTATACGAAAATCTATGTGAGATTGGTTATGCGCTGCCAGAGGACGTTTGCATGGAGGAAAAGGGGGATTAA
- the vanG gene encoding D-alanine--D-serine ligase VanG, with the protein MQEKKKKIAVIFGGNSTEYKVSLQSAAAVLQNLDVEKYDIVPLGITRGGDWYRYKGEYDNIQNNTWDEDLNQLVPVVVSQNRTLGGIIEMSKGKSRVTKLDFAFPILHGKNGEDGTVQGLFELAGIQAIGCNTLSSALCMDKNRAHKMVSTAGISIPKSITLKGAERKEALEKITEQLMYPVFVKPVCGGSSCGMTKVYEEKDLQEAIEFALKHDDEVIVEEEVQGFEVGCAVLGEESLTIGRVDEIELDDVFFDYEEKYTQKNSTIHMPARIDALCEKKIQETAKTIYKVLGCSGFARVDMFLTSSGDIVFNEVNTIPGLTAHSRYPNMMKGIGLSFEELLDKLIGLYVEHE; encoded by the coding sequence ATGCAGGAGAAAAAAAAGAAAATTGCCGTAATTTTTGGGGGTAATTCGACAGAATACAAGGTATCGCTGCAATCAGCTGCTGCCGTTTTGCAAAATTTAGATGTGGAAAAATATGATATTGTTCCCTTGGGCATTACCAGAGGAGGGGACTGGTATCGCTATAAAGGGGAGTATGACAATATTCAAAACAACACGTGGGATGAGGATTTGAACCAGCTTGTTCCCGTGGTGGTTTCGCAGAATCGCACGTTAGGCGGGATTATTGAGATGTCTAAGGGAAAGAGCCGTGTAACAAAATTGGATTTTGCCTTCCCCATCCTACACGGAAAAAATGGTGAAGACGGCACGGTGCAAGGTCTCTTTGAGTTGGCGGGCATACAGGCAATCGGCTGCAATACGCTGTCTTCTGCCCTGTGCATGGATAAAAACAGAGCCCACAAGATGGTTAGCACCGCAGGCATTTCTATACCTAAATCCATTACCTTGAAAGGAGCCGAAAGAAAGGAAGCGCTGGAGAAGATTACTGAGCAATTGATGTACCCGGTTTTTGTGAAACCTGTCTGCGGTGGTTCCTCTTGTGGCATGACAAAAGTCTATGAGGAAAAAGATTTGCAAGAGGCTATTGAATTTGCCTTGAAACATGACGATGAAGTCATCGTGGAGGAAGAAGTTCAGGGTTTTGAAGTGGGCTGTGCGGTGTTAGGGGAAGAGTCGTTAACCATCGGACGGGTGGATGAAATAGAGTTGGATGATGTATTTTTCGATTATGAAGAAAAATACACCCAGAAAAATTCAACGATTCATATGCCTGCAAGAATTGATGCCCTTTGTGAAAAGAAGATACAGGAAACCGCCAAGACTATCTATAAGGTCTTGGGCTGCTCTGGCTTTGCCAGAGTGGACATGTTCCTAACCTCATCTGGCGACATTGTATTTAATGAGGTCAATACCATCCCCGGTCTTACTGCCCACAGCAGATATCCAAATATGATGAAAGGCATTGGCTTGTCCTTTGAAGAACTGCTGGACAAGCTGATTGGGCTGTACGTTGAGCATGAATAA
- a CDS encoding M15 family metallopeptidase, with amino-acid sequence MNKILLSTEQIYRGNLLLVNKDFPVKTSGEGGFVPVDSRFPEILIKSQAAKAFRWILEEIGGSNEIIPVSGYRPSAEQEKIYESSMEEYGELFTRKFVAKPYHSEHQTGLAIDLGEKKEHIDFICPDFPYRGICQQFRRRAAHYGFIQRYSEEKEAITGIAHEPWHFRYVGYPHSQIISKKGLAFEEYIAFLKRFSAHKKYVFQRKGQLPIHVFYVPADASGITAVSLPEQGVHEISGNNSDGFIVTHWPDGTIDFRR; translated from the coding sequence ATGAATAAGATCTTATTATCAACAGAGCAAATTTATAGGGGGAATTTGCTTCTTGTAAATAAAGACTTTCCGGTGAAGACTTCCGGTGAAGGTGGATTTGTGCCGGTGGATTCCAGATTCCCGGAGATATTAATCAAGAGTCAGGCGGCAAAAGCTTTTCGTTGGATATTAGAAGAAATCGGCGGCTCTAACGAAATCATTCCGGTCAGCGGATATCGTCCTTCAGCAGAACAGGAAAAAATTTATGAAAGCTCCATGGAGGAATACGGAGAACTTTTCACCAGAAAATTTGTGGCCAAGCCCTACCACAGTGAGCATCAGACTGGGCTTGCTATCGACTTGGGGGAGAAGAAAGAACACATCGATTTTATCTGTCCAGACTTTCCCTATAGAGGCATTTGTCAGCAATTTCGCAGAAGAGCTGCCCATTACGGCTTTATTCAGCGTTATTCTGAAGAAAAGGAAGCCATTACAGGCATTGCCCACGAACCGTGGCATTTTCGCTATGTGGGTTATCCCCATTCACAGATTATCAGCAAAAAGGGCCTAGCCTTTGAAGAATATATAGCTTTCCTCAAAAGGTTTTCGGCCCATAAAAAATATGTGTTTCAGCGAAAAGGCCAGCTGCCCATTCATGTATTTTACGTGCCGGCAGATGCTTCCGGAATAACGGCAGTTTCCCTGCCAGAGCAAGGGGTTCATGAGATTTCCGGTAATAATTCAGACGGTTTTATCGTGACTCATTGGCCAGACGGTACTATTGACTTTCGAAGATGA
- a CDS encoding YlmC/YmxH family sporulation protein: MRLSEIGDKEIVDLRNGSRHGQLWDAEMLFEKESGRIKSILVPNFQSKISFLSTHDYMQLPWNSIVKIGDDIIIFESQ, from the coding sequence ATGCGATTAAGTGAAATTGGTGATAAAGAAATCGTAGATTTGCGAAACGGCAGCAGGCACGGACAGCTTTGGGATGCAGAAATGCTCTTTGAAAAGGAAAGCGGTCGGATTAAATCCATCCTGGTTCCCAACTTCCAGTCAAAAATCAGCTTTCTCTCCACCCACGACTACATGCAGCTCCCTTGGAATTCCATTGTCAAAATAGGAGATGATATTATCATCTTCGAAAGTCAATAG